ATTCCTTCACAACCAAAAAGTGAACAGGAAAATGACGTTCCATTGATCCCACAGAGTAGGCCAAAGAAGGATCTTGAAGCAAGCGTACAAAAAGAGGAGTTACCTAACgtagaaaagaagcttATATCCGAAGAGCATGATTCAAGCCAAGGTAGTACTGGGGAGAAAAGTAAAATCCCAAAAGTTCCATCTGAAAGACCAAAGAGGCGCGCCCCACCTCCGGTCCCCAAGAAACcttcttcaagaattgCGGCCTTTCAAGAAATGTTACaaaagcaacaacaacaagacCTGCATAATAACGCAGCTTCTCCAGCTACTACCGCTTCAACAGATATTGGTAAGAAGCACACTGACTCTTCTACTGCCAGCAGTTCCACAAAGGCTGATTTCACGAACAAATTGAATGGGCTGTTTGCGCTACCTGGTATGGTAAACCCTAGACAACTTCCACCTTCCTTGGACAAGAAGTTGTGCTCCCCTGATACTGAACCTAAAGTAGGAAAACAGGAGCAACCACAGGCAAAAAACGGACCTCTAGGTAACACTAGAAGGGCGAGAGGACCTCGTGGGCGTAAATTACCCTCTAAAGTAGCTAGTGTGGAGAaggttgaagaagatgataacactaataaaatagaaatatttaACAATTGGAATGTTTACTCTTTCTCCTctaagcaaaaaatttcaacagATACTACTCCCAGTGAGCAGCTAACAATTTTGTCAAGTGAGCAAGCAGAAAAGGCCTGGGATGAAAAGGCAAAAAGCATCTCCGAGGCGCAACCAGAACAGCCTCCGAATGAGGTGGGGACTGCTCTCTGTCCAACTGGGTtggaggaaaagaaagagtcCACTGCTAGTACTGAATCGGTATCCGTTTCTCCGTTGTCACAGACAGCCGCTGTAGATAACAGGAAAGCTGTGAGTGAAGAATCTCTGTCCCCATCAGAGGCCATCGCCAACAGAGATCAAGACGATACAACAGAGATACAGGAACAGCAAATGGAGCACCAAATGGAGGCAGATATGAAAAGGGAACTCTCAGGCGACTACGAAGACATTGATTCTGCTTTACATTCAGAAGAAGCGTCTTTTCACTCACTTTAGGATCTTATAAATAATATGTATGAATAAACCCTATACTGTGTATTAGGAGGGAATACGTGAATGAGCGAGGAAACTAGAAGCGTTATTGACAATAGCGCAGTACGAACTAGATTTTATTGCTATATatctcttcattttttttttttacccGCACACCCTAAATTTTGTGCTAATTTGAAGTAGTGCGTATTGAACAAACTAGTAGATTCACAATATGAATAAACAAAGTTATGCTAAACTAATAAGTATTCTCTTGCGGCCAGAAGGGATATTCTACAAAAGATATGGTTGTTGATACTGAGTATTACGATTTGTTAGGTGTATCTACCACTGCGTCTGCCATCGAAATAAAAAAGGCATACAGAAAGAAATCTATTCAAGAGCATCCTGATAAGAACCCCAATGATCCCAAGGCTACCGAAAGGTTTCAGGCCATATCCGAAGCGTATCAAGTTTTAGGTGACGATGAGCTTCGCGCAAAGTACGATAAatatggaagaaaagaagctaTACCTCAAGGCGGGTTTGAAGATGCAGCCGAACAGTTTTCTGTCATCTTTGGTGGAGATGCATTTGCTTCATATATTGGCGAACTGATGTTATTGAAGAATCTACAGAAAACTGAGGAGCTAAATGCTGAAGACGAAGctgaaaaagagaaggaaaatgTGGAGACAATGGAAGAATCTTCTGTAGATATTAAGACGGATGGCACCACTCACGCTCCTGCAGGGGCAGCGACCGCTACCAATCAAGGGGACGACAAGAATATGGCAAAGACGAGTACTAGTAATTTAACTGTACACGATGGCAACAAAAAAGATGAGCAGGCAGGAGCTgagacaaagaaaaagaagacaaaattAGAGCAGTTTGaggaagaacaagaagtggaaaagcaaaagagGATAGATCAACTGAGCAAAACATTGATTGAAAGATTATCGATATTAACAGAAAGTGTCTACGATGATGCATGTAAagattctttcaaaagaaagttcGAAGAAGAGGCcaatcttttaaaaatggAATCATTTGGACTGGACATTTTACACACAATAGGTGACGTTTACTACGCAAAAGCTGAGATTTTTCTTGCATCCCAGAACCTATTCGGAATGGGTGGTATATTTCACTCTATGAAAGCAAAAGGGGGGGTATTTATGGATACATTAAGAACTGTTTCTGCAGCCATAGACGCTCAGAACACTATGAAGGAGCTTgaaaagatgaaagaaGCCAGCACGAATAATGAACCTTTGTTTGACAAAGACGGAAATGAGCAAGTTAAGCCAACTACTGAAGAATTGGCGCAACAAGAGCAATTGTTAATGGGTAAGGTATTATCGGCCGCTTGGCATGGCTCTAAATATGAAATAACGTCCACTTTACGTGGCGTCTGTAACAAAGTATTAGAAGATGACTCGGTAAGTAAGAAAGCGCTTATCAGAAGAGCCGAAGCAATGGAACTACTAGGCGAAGTCTTTAAGAAAACTTTCAGAACAAAAGTCGAACAGGAGGAGGCACAGATCTTCGAAGAACTTGTCGCAGAAGCtaccaaaaagaaaagacatACATGAAGATAGCGATCATCTCCTGTATATTAAAATTCATGCTTTCTATTATCTGTAttcaatataatataatgtATATAAGATCATACTAATACTGATAATTCCACTATTAAAGGAAAGATGAAcaacaaagaaacgaaGACCGTAATTGAACTAGCGACATTGATAAGTTATGTGATAGGGAGTGGTTATGGCTGGAGAATTATGCCATGTTTACATGATAAGCCTCTTTTACCTTCTCGGTTTTAGGTCTTGATATTAATacagatgaaaaaaaaaagtaggccgaatattaataatagcTCTCATACAAGTCAAAAAGTACAATATGAAGTTCTAAGCCTAGAACGTAGATAGCAGAAACAAAATAACCAATGAacaaaattcagaaaatcAACGACAAAGAACTACAAAGTGGAATTCTTAGCCCGAGTCAATCATGGCATAATGAATATAAAGATACTGCCTACATATATATTGGGAATCTCAACAGAGAATTAACAGAAGGTGACATATTGACAGTATTTTCTGAATATGGAGTGCCTGTAGACGTAATTCTTAGTAGGGATGAAAACACAGGAGAGTCACAAGGTTTTGCCTATTTAAAATATGAGGACCAACGGTCAACGATTCTGGCGGTCGATAATTTAAATGGATTTAAAATTGGTGGCAGAGCCCTGAAAATCGATCATACCTTTTATAGGCCAAAAAATAGTTTACGAAAGTACTATGAAGCTGTAAAGGAAGAGTTAGATCGAGATATAATTTCGAAGGACAATGCTAAGAAAGTCATTGTATTGGCTAAAAACGATCAATCAGGataatcttcttttctttcatcgTATATCTTATATTCGTATAGCTCATAAAGATATCAAATATCATAATTGTAATTCTACATCCTTTCAGAGACtagtatatatacgtatagCTCATAAAGATATCAAATATCATAATTGTAATTCTACATCCTTTCAGAGACtagtatatatacgtatCTATAGAAAGCAAATTAAATCTTCATGGTAGAGGTGGGGGTGGAGGGATGCCTGTAGGTGGAATTGATTGGATACTTGTAGTGGGGACTGGTGGTGCATCCccttcgtcttcatctgAACCAACTGATTCGGGAATCGATAAAACGTCATCATCGGAATCGGGTCCATATGCGCCCATGCCCTTTTCAGGACCATTTTCGTTATCAACATGAACAATAGTAGGTTCAGAATTGGAAGCTTGTTCGGTTGGTAAAGATGGGGGTGGAGGCAGAACCCCTCCAGCTAAAGCTGGAGTGGAAGAGCTGGATTTTTGCACGGCAGTAGCTACGGCAGGAACTGAGGGAGCTGGGAGTTCTTGAGAGCCATCAACAGCAGGTAAAGGGGGAGCCAACGGGACGGGCGGCTCTTGAGTGACAGGAGGTGGGGTTGGGGCTATTGGGATAGGATTACTCTTTTCATTAGAGGTATTTGCCTGAAGGGATCCTGTTCCTCCTGAAACGGAAGCTATCTGGGGAACAGGGGCAACTGATGGCAAAGGAGGAGCAGTAACAACAGGCGAAACGCGGGCATGTTCGGGATGACCAATATTTGCTTGCTCAACCTTATTGCCCACAGCTGCGCGGTTATTATTctcgtcatcatcagaCCATCCATCATCCTCGTCCTCGTCCAATCCTCTTTGGATCCTTCTTTGCATTTCTGCAGCACGAGTATCAAAAGTAGATGTGGAGCTAGCCGATGCGTCCTTGAAGTATGGATTATGGCCCGTTGATGTAGGTGGCAGAACAGTAGTGTTCGCACTTGCACCGGGGGTAACAGCGGCGTGTACCGAGCTAGGGACACCAGCAGGATTTTGCGAAAAAGGTGTAGATGGTGCGACTGGGGCAGTCCGAGGAACGTTCATAGGGCCACTAGAGTtgttttttccattttcctCCTCTTCGTCACTTTCATTCTGAGCATCCTCAATTTGCTTACGTAAAGCTGCAagtcttttttctttctcagccttttttttaagtttCAATCTTTTTAGTTCCTCTTGTAAACGCctctcttcatcatcttcatcatcatcagattCTTGCTTTTCATTGTATACACGCTGAACAGATTGAACAGGTTGAACAGGTTGAACAGGTTGAACAGGTTGAACAGGTTGAACAGGTTGAACAGGTTGAACGGGTTGAACAGGTTGAACGGGTTGAACGGGTTGAACGGGTTGAACGGGTTGAACAGGTTCCACGtatttttcctcttccAATGCAGTTGCCCTAGGTTCAACTAAACTGGAAGAACCTTCAATCTGTTGCGGTTGTTCCTGAGAGTTCTCGTTTATAATTGATCTGGAATTTTGAGTTACGCTTCGtctattcttttcaaatttagCCAATTTCTCCttcattctcttttttgCCTGTTCTTTCAGATAAGCAGCTCTTTCTTCGGCAGTTTTGAACTGAGAATAAGAAGGCGACGAAGAACGATCATCTACAGGAGTTGGTGTTGAGGAAGGCACAAAAGGAGATGATTCAGCCACTAGTTTATTAGAATTTGACTTTAGATCATCCAAAAATTCACGAACACCATCTTCTAATCCTATACCAAATTCCcatctttcaaattcttgATTGGATATCATATCTGACCCTGTCATAGTAGATTTCAAAGATGCAGAAATATCTGATATAGATGATCTTATATCTTTAATTATTTCTTGGTTCTTGCCATTTTCCTGCTGGATTCTCTTGATTTCAGCACTTTGTTGCTCATCTTCCGTGGGAAGTAAATCCTCCGATTCTGTTGATTTCCCTGTTAGAGCAGACATCCTTGCTCTCAACAAAGCTCTGCTCTTAGCCTTCTTCCTGTCGTTTTCGGTTATCTCACCGTTTGGACCAGATCCAATTATTGAAGAgggatttttttttctatacAACTGAATTTTTGCATTAGTAATCTCGTTATCAATTGTagaaatttcattgaataaATTTGGAAGTTTGGCAATAATGGCATCAAAACGGCTTGTCAAATCCGATGGAATAGAATTATCATAAGGGTTTTCAGGACTACCGATATTTTTGATctcattttccaattcagcaatatttttcaaattaatTTCCC
This region of Saccharomyces paradoxus chromosome IX, complete sequence genomic DNA includes:
- the AIM21 gene encoding Aim21p (similar to YIR003W); its protein translation is MSSEVTPKIPERPSRGKTSELFPPHTSETGDTKANSEPPTPAEKPNIPTRRPMLKAKTMTSFESSTVPESLPQVPLQRPIRRSTTEELNNVMNNTSKELEEIESLISKHNAHTVCRKKSPTAVREGEVAAIHQNDQGSALGDKSSSTPESSRSETNEHKNDGGNESAVPLSDLVNSSNYETTERSDPEDRTGEQKVHAALDDEAGDRSDFGEKFISGDMTLPVDVSKDVEEDSFIAQLSPGIVESDDKAGKLTRLPESSFEELQKHQEQQEEKLFQNPIDEESTTSLNEKQENKDNSKVNPQPDRPPTSGTITPATNTNIPSQPKSEQENDVPLIPQSRPKKDLEASVQKEELPNVEKKLISEEHDSSQGSTGEKSKIPKVPSERPKRRAPPPVPKKPSSRIAAFQEMLQKQQQQDLHNNAASPATTASTDIGKKHTDSSTASSSTKADFTNKLNGLFALPGMVNPRQLPPSLDKKLCSPDTEPKVGKQEQPQAKNGPLGNTRRARGPRGRKLPSKVASVEKVEEDDNTNKIEIFNNWNVYSFSSKQKISTDTTPSEQLTILSSEQAEKAWDEKAKSISEAQPEQPPNEVGTALCPTGLEEKKESTASTESVSVSPLSQTAAVDNRKAVSEESLSPSEAIANRDQDDTTEIQEQQMEHQMEADMKRELSGDYEDIDSALHSEEASFHSL
- the DJP1 gene encoding Djp1p (Cytosolic J-domain-containing protein~similar to YIR004W); translation: MVVDTEYYDLLGVSTTASAIEIKKAYRKKSIQEHPDKNPNDPKATERFQAISEAYQVLGDDELRAKYDKYGRKEAIPQGGFEDAAEQFSVIFGGDAFASYIGELMLLKNLQKTEELNAEDEAEKEKENVETMEESSVDIKTDGTTHAPAGAATATNQGDDKNMAKTSTSNLTVHDGNKKDEQAGAETKKKKTKLEQFEEEQEVEKQKRIDQLSKTLIERLSILTESVYDDACKDSFKRKFEEEANLLKMESFGLDILHTIGDVYYAKAEIFLASQNLFGMGGIFHSMKAKGGVFMDTLRTVSAAIDAQNTMKELEKMKEASTNNEPLFDKDGNEQVKPTTEELAQQEQLLMGKVLSAAWHGSKYEITSTLRGVCNKVLEDDSVSKKALIRRAEAMELLGEVFKKTFRTKVEQEEAQIFEELVAEATKKKRHT
- the IST3 gene encoding U2 snRNP complex subunit IST3 (Component of the U2 snRNP~similar to YIR005W); its protein translation is MNKIQKINDKELQSGILSPSQSWHNEYKDTAYIYIGNLNRELTEGDILTVFSEYGVPVDVILSRDENTGESQGFAYLKYEDQRSTILAVDNLNGFKIGGRALKIDHTFYRPKNSLRKYYEAVKEELDRDIISKDNAKKVIVLAKNDQSG